The Humulus lupulus chromosome 3, drHumLupu1.1, whole genome shotgun sequence genome window below encodes:
- the LOC133825517 gene encoding uncharacterized protein LOC133825517, whose protein sequence is MKALLGAQDVWEIVEKVHKEQEDVALSQAQREALRDSRKIDKKALYLIYQAVDEDAFEKISNASTAKEVWEKLQTCNKGVEQVKKICLQTLTGEFELLFMEESESISDYFSRVLAIVNQLRRNGEDVSEVKVIEKILHTVTLTFEYIATNIEENKDLETMTVEQLMGSLQAYEEKRKRKKKQKETVEQLLQLNLKEENFENNRDQRGRGRDQGSGRGQGREGRGGFNNFNNGERSRNPQATRGRERSNSWSRNDKSHIKCYNCNKFGHYASKCRSRKVEEKVSFVEDKVGEEGTLLLACKHKDEGQENR, encoded by the coding sequence ATGAAGGCACTACTAGGAGCTCAAGATGTTTGGGAGATCGTTGAGAAAGTCCATAAGGAGCAAGAAGATGTTGCTCTTTCTCAAGCTCAACGGGAAGCCTTGAGGGATTCAAGAAAGATAGACAAGAAAGCTCTCTACCTCATTTATCAAGCAGTGGATGAAGATGCATTCGAGAAGATCTCAAATGCAAGTACGGCCAAAGAAGTGTGGGAGAAGCTTCAAACTTGCAACAAAGGAGTGGAGCAAGTTAAAAAGATCTGTCTTCAAACTCTTACAGGTGAGTTTGAACTTTTGTTCATGGAAGAATCTGAATCAATTTCTGATTATTTTTCTAGAGTATTGGCAATTGTCAATCAATTaagaagaaatggtgaagatGTTAGTGAAGTGAAGGTTATAGAGAAAATTCTTCACACTGTAACTCTAACCTTTGAATACATTGCTACAAACATTGAAGAAAATAAAGATTTAGAAACTATGACTGTTGAGCAACTCATGGGTTCTTTACAAGCCTATGAGGAGAAACGAAAGAGGAAAAAGAAACAAAAGGAGACGGTGGAGCAATTACTACAACTCAACTTGAAGGAAGAAAATTTCGAAAATAATAGAGATCAAAGAGGAAGAGGACGTGACCAAGGAAGTGGGCGTGGACAAGGAAGAGAAGGAAGGGGTggctttaacaacttcaataatGGAGAAAGAAGTCGAAATCCACAAGCAACAAGAGGACGCGAAAGAAGCAACTCATGGTCAAGGAATGATAAATCCCACATCAAATGCTACAATTGCAATAAGTTCGGCCATTATGCCTCCAAGTGTAGATCAAGGAAGGTTGAAGAAAAGGTCAGTTTCGTCGAAGACAAAGTTGGAGAAGAAGGAACATTGCTACTAGCTTGCAAACACAAAGATGAAGGCCAAGAAAATAGATAG